A portion of the Canis lupus baileyi chromosome 38, mCanLup2.hap1, whole genome shotgun sequence genome contains these proteins:
- the C38H1orf115 gene encoding required for drug-induced death protein 1, protein MTAGARLRGKAASGFLRRGPRGRARTPADEEAAALLEPPERGAEGRAGARGARAVHLAALPERYEPLEEPAPGGRPARRYRQKLKKCGKNVGKVVIKGCRYVVLGLQGFAAAYSAPFGVATSVVSFVR, encoded by the exons ATGACGGCGGGAGCCCGGCTGCGGGGCAAGGCGGCGAGCGGCTTCCTGCGCCGCGGGCCCCGGGGCCGAGCGCGGACGCCGGCGGACGAGGAGGCGGCCGCCCTCCTGGAGCCGCCCGAGCGCGGGGccgaggggcgggcgggggcccggggcgcgcgcgCGGTGCACCTGGCGGCGCTGCCCGAGCGCTACGAGCCGCTGGAGGAGCCGGCGCCCGGCGGGAGGCCCGCGAGGAGGTACCGGCAGAAGCTGAAGAAGTGTGGCAAG AACGTCGGGAAGGTGGTCATCAAAGGCTGCCGCTACGTGGTCCTGGGCCTGCAGGGCTTCGCCGCCGCCTACTCCGCCCCATTCGGGGTGGCCACCAGCGTGGTCTCGTTCGTCCGCTAA